A region from the Clostridium beijerinckii genome encodes:
- a CDS encoding glutamyl-tRNA reductase produces MIGLIGIRKNATLEIREKFIIKPKKHKEYMQELLREMKEVVLLATCNRTEIYFNASFDEEELLKKIFKIFSWDYEYKQYIFITTSKDVYRHLFEVCCGFHSKILGEDQILGQVKDAYEEALNIEAVTLELHRLFQEAITCGKRFRKESKLFEIPVSSASIVVNEAISHGCTKFMVFGYGEVGQLTLKYLLSHGSKLVYLVVRNNKIKDEIYDERVNVIGFEEKNKFIDEVECLIGCTSAPHPVVKKEDINEEGNKLIIYDLSVPRDVEKEVALLDRTEVYNIDTISYINDKNKKLRKEKMEEHKDIMTKYLKEYEDWLKLRSISPKVKRLKTFGNEISEKRIQTFAHKSDNEKDINLANKLIKSTSDFYINRAIEVMKEETLKGCGDECMKIIERIFAMKK; encoded by the coding sequence ATGATAGGCTTAATAGGTATTAGAAAAAATGCGACACTAGAAATTAGAGAGAAGTTTATAATAAAACCTAAAAAACATAAAGAATATATGCAAGAGTTACTTAGGGAAATGAAGGAAGTAGTTCTTTTAGCTACTTGCAATAGAACGGAAATTTATTTTAATGCTTCTTTTGATGAGGAAGAATTATTAAAAAAGATTTTTAAGATTTTTAGTTGGGATTATGAATATAAACAATATATTTTTATAACTACGAGTAAAGATGTTTATAGGCACTTGTTTGAAGTTTGTTGTGGATTTCATTCTAAAATATTGGGAGAAGATCAAATTTTAGGGCAAGTTAAAGATGCTTATGAAGAAGCTTTAAATATAGAAGCAGTGACCTTAGAATTACATAGACTATTTCAAGAAGCTATAACCTGTGGAAAAAGATTTAGGAAGGAATCAAAGTTATTTGAGATTCCAGTATCATCAGCTTCCATAGTAGTCAATGAAGCTATTAGTCATGGATGTACTAAATTTATGGTTTTTGGATATGGAGAAGTTGGGCAGCTTACTCTGAAATATCTGCTTTCTCATGGTTCAAAGCTTGTTTATTTGGTTGTTAGAAATAATAAAATTAAAGATGAAATATATGATGAGAGAGTTAATGTGATTGGGTTCGAAGAAAAGAATAAATTTATAGACGAAGTTGAATGTCTTATAGGTTGTACATCAGCACCTCATCCAGTGGTTAAAAAAGAAGATATTAATGAAGAAGGAAATAAACTTATAATATATGATTTATCAGTTCCAAGAGATGTGGAAAAAGAAGTTGCGTTGTTAGATAGAACAGAAGTGTATAATATAGATACTATAAGTTATATAAATGATAAAAATAAAAAATTGCGAAAAGAAAAGATGGAAGAACATAAGGACATTATGACTAAGTATCTAAAAGAATATGAAGATTGGCTTAAACTAAGAAGTATTTCACCTAAAGTTAAAAGATTAAAAACTTTTGGGAATGAAATTTCAGAAAAAAGAATTCAAACTTTTGCACATAAAAGTGATAATGAAAAGGACATTAATTTGGCCAATAAGTTAATTAAAAGTACATCAGATTTTTATATAAATAGAGCCATTGAAGTTATGAAAGAAGAAACCTTAAAAGGATGTGGTGATGAATGTATGAAGATAATAGAAAGGATATTTGCAATGAAGAAATAG
- the ade gene encoding adenine deaminase translates to MNKQTLVNHIKASNRSIKCDLVIKNITIIDVFNQDRFVDTIGIKDGYIVGIGDYDGDEIIDGTNKYICPGLIDSHCHIESSLVTPTEYYKVALLNGITSVIADPHEISNVMGTDGLNFMLDVSKEIPLDIYFMLPSCVPGTSFESSGATLLATDLKKFYNNDKVLGLAEVMDYPAVSNCEENMIEKIYDAITNNKVIDGHGAGLTPMMTNTYRSANILTDHECNNAEEALEKVRRGMYVLIREGSVAKNLKELLPAVNESNSNRFCLCTDDKHIDDIANNGSINSSITYAINVGLKPETAIQMATINPSNLYKLNNKGAIAPGYIADFVLLDNLKEFKISKVYKEGILVVNNGEIINCNDDLIQQSPMKYTCSNSVNLPTLNEDSFKINIPNKKSNKLNVISIIPNKLESIHLKLNISDIASMKHDKCEIFKFSPEDDLIKISVIERHKASGNIGLGILNGLGIKEGAIGTTIAHDSHNLILAGTNDKDMLFAAKELEKMHGGIIVVKDETVLAHITLEIAGLMTNRKYTEIESDLENLHSAIKIIAPNIDFNPFLTLSFLSLPVIPDLKITDKGLFDVVNFRFIDIFE, encoded by the coding sequence TTGAATAAACAAACACTAGTAAATCATATTAAAGCTTCTAACAGAAGTATAAAATGTGACTTAGTGATTAAAAATATAACTATAATTGATGTTTTTAATCAAGATAGATTCGTGGATACCATTGGTATCAAAGATGGATATATTGTAGGCATTGGCGATTATGACGGTGATGAAATTATAGATGGTACCAACAAATATATTTGTCCTGGTCTTATTGACTCTCATTGTCATATTGAATCAAGTTTAGTCACTCCTACTGAATACTATAAAGTTGCCTTATTAAATGGTATCACATCTGTTATTGCAGACCCACATGAAATATCAAATGTAATGGGGACTGATGGCCTAAATTTTATGCTTGATGTATCAAAAGAAATTCCCTTGGATATCTACTTCATGCTTCCATCTTGTGTTCCAGGTACTAGTTTTGAAAGTTCAGGTGCAACTTTGCTTGCTACAGACTTAAAAAAATTTTATAACAATGATAAAGTTTTAGGTTTAGCTGAAGTTATGGACTACCCGGCAGTGTCAAATTGTGAAGAAAATATGATTGAAAAAATTTATGATGCTATTACTAATAATAAAGTTATTGATGGACATGGAGCAGGTTTGACACCTATGATGACAAATACGTATAGAAGTGCTAACATCTTAACTGATCATGAATGTAACAATGCAGAAGAGGCTCTTGAAAAGGTTAGACGTGGCATGTACGTCTTAATTAGAGAAGGTAGCGTTGCTAAGAATTTGAAAGAATTATTGCCAGCAGTTAACGAAAGTAATAGCAATAGATTTTGTCTTTGTACTGATGATAAACATATAGATGATATTGCAAATAACGGTTCAATTAACAGCTCAATTACTTATGCTATAAATGTTGGTTTAAAACCTGAAACAGCTATTCAAATGGCAACTATTAATCCGTCTAATCTCTACAAATTAAATAACAAAGGTGCTATTGCTCCTGGGTATATTGCTGATTTTGTTTTATTAGATAATTTAAAAGAGTTTAAAATATCTAAGGTTTATAAAGAAGGAATACTGGTTGTCAATAATGGTGAAATTATCAATTGTAATGATGATTTAATACAACAGTCACCCATGAAATATACATGTAGTAACTCTGTAAATCTGCCAACATTAAATGAGGATAGCTTTAAAATTAATATTCCAAATAAAAAATCCAACAAATTAAATGTGATTTCAATAATTCCAAACAAGTTAGAAAGCATTCACTTAAAGCTTAATATTTCTGATATTGCTTCAATGAAACATGATAAATGTGAAATTTTTAAATTTTCGCCAGAAGATGACTTAATAAAAATTTCTGTTATAGAAAGACATAAGGCCTCTGGTAATATAGGTCTTGGAATTTTAAATGGCCTGGGAATTAAAGAAGGTGCAATTGGAACTACCATTGCCCATGATTCCCACAATCTAATACTTGCAGGAACAAATGATAAGGATATGTTATTTGCAGCCAAAGAGCTAGAAAAAATGCATGGCGGTATAATAGTTGTTAAAGATGAGACTGTTCTCGCACATATTACACTTGAAATTGCTGGTCTTATGACCAATAGAAAATATACTGAAATTGAATCTGATTTAGAAAACCTTCATTCTGCTATTAAGATAATAGCTCCCAATATTGACTTTAATCCATTTTTAACACTTTCATTTTTATCCTTACCAGTAATCCCAGATTTAAAAATTACAGATAAAGGTTTATTTGATGTTGTTAACTTTAGATTTATAGATATCTTTGAATAA
- a CDS encoding HD family phosphohydrolase, translating to MRLIPIESVKPNTVLGKTLYDIEGRTLLKAGVVLREMTIQKIKEINILSIYIIDEYSDEEIEDIIKPEIRQKAISTIKEAFSNIERFSVGKGGKAEFSAKDQGYFNNIDKMAEDIMDDLFNNKDVLLSLVDIRSMNNYIYSHSVNVAIISLIIGIALKLDRRKLSSLCMGALIHDVGKTLVPKEIITKNVELTPEETEILNQHTRLGYKYLADAYNLNSVSKLIVLQHHERPDGKGYPDGLSNDKITDLSKIVSIADAYDKLSTDRPNHRAKFPSDVLEYLMANAGKMFDYDIVNIFCRIVIPFPKGTLVKLSTGEIARVEETITSFPLRPIVNILESYDESRINIEVNLIKEISIVIDSIVFDM from the coding sequence ATGAGATTGATTCCAATTGAGAGTGTAAAACCTAATACTGTATTAGGTAAAACTTTATATGATATTGAAGGAAGAACTTTATTGAAAGCCGGAGTAGTTTTGAGAGAAATGACTATTCAAAAGATAAAAGAAATAAATATTCTTTCAATATATATAATTGATGAATATAGTGATGAAGAAATTGAAGATATTATAAAACCAGAAATAAGGCAAAAGGCAATCTCAACTATAAAAGAAGCCTTTTCTAATATAGAGAGGTTTAGTGTTGGAAAAGGTGGCAAAGCGGAATTCTCAGCAAAGGACCAAGGATACTTCAATAATATTGATAAGATGGCAGAAGATATAATGGATGATTTATTTAATAATAAAGATGTATTACTTTCATTAGTAGATATAAGAAGCATGAATAATTATATCTATTCACATTCTGTTAATGTAGCTATAATATCACTTATTATAGGTATAGCTTTAAAATTAGATAGAAGAAAACTTTCAAGTCTTTGTATGGGAGCTTTAATACATGATGTAGGAAAAACATTAGTTCCAAAAGAAATTATAACAAAGAATGTTGAACTTACACCAGAAGAAACAGAAATTTTAAATCAGCATACAAGACTTGGATATAAATATTTAGCTGATGCTTATAATTTAAATTCAGTAAGTAAACTAATAGTTCTTCAACATCATGAAAGGCCAGATGGAAAGGGGTATCCAGATGGACTTTCAAATGATAAAATTACAGATTTAAGTAAGATTGTAAGCATTGCAGATGCTTATGATAAATTATCAACAGATAGACCTAATCATAGAGCAAAGTTTCCAAGCGATGTATTAGAATATTTGATGGCAAATGCAGGTAAAATGTTTGATTATGATATAGTTAATATTTTTTGCAGGATAGTAATACCATTTCCAAAAGGTACATTAGTAAAACTTAGTACTGGAGAGATAGCTAGAGTTGAAGAAACAATAACTAGTTTTCCATTAAGACCCATTGTAAATATATTGGAAAGCTATGATGAAAGCAGAATAAATATCGAAGTCAATTTAATTAAGGAAATTTCAATAGTTATTGATAGTATAGTATTTGATATGTAA
- a CDS encoding sugar-phosphatase — MYKLIALDMDGTLLTTDKKVSEKTEAAIKAAEAKGVKIVLASGRPLLGLERYLEELDLLKGEDYVLSFNGGLVQNTKTGEIVSKVSLKGSDLKYIYEISKKLNINIHAFSAKDGLIAPKISQYTEYEATINEIDINIKDFNEVDDEEDIIKVMMIDPQDILDPAIEKLPSEIYEKYSVFKSSPYFLEFTHKQVDKGLGLKRLGEYLGIKREEIIACGDAGNDLSMVKYAGLGVAMGNATSEVKEVANFITASNDEDGIANVIEKFVLN; from the coding sequence ATGTACAAATTAATTGCATTAGATATGGATGGAACACTACTTACAACGGATAAGAAAGTCTCTGAGAAGACTGAAGCAGCTATAAAAGCAGCAGAAGCAAAGGGTGTAAAAATAGTATTGGCATCAGGAAGACCGTTGCTTGGATTAGAAAGATATTTAGAAGAACTTGATTTGTTAAAAGGTGAAGATTATGTACTTAGCTTTAACGGAGGATTAGTTCAAAACACTAAGACTGGAGAAATTGTGTCAAAGGTCTCTTTAAAAGGCTCAGATTTAAAATACATATATGAAATAAGTAAAAAACTTAATATTAATATTCATGCTTTTTCTGCAAAAGATGGATTGATAGCACCTAAGATTAGTCAATATACAGAGTATGAAGCAACAATTAATGAAATTGATATTAATATAAAGGACTTTAATGAAGTTGATGATGAGGAAGATATCATAAAGGTTATGATGATAGATCCACAAGACATATTAGATCCAGCTATAGAAAAACTACCAAGTGAAATTTATGAAAAATATAGTGTATTTAAAAGTTCACCATATTTTTTAGAATTTACTCATAAACAAGTAGATAAGGGGCTTGGATTAAAAAGACTTGGCGAATATCTTGGAATAAAAAGAGAAGAAATAATTGCTTGTGGAGATGCTGGCAATGATCTGTCAATGGTTAAGTATGCAGGACTTGGAGTAGCTATGGGAAATGCAACTTCAGAAGTTAAAGAAGTTGCTAATTTTATAACTGCATCAAATGATGAAGATGGAATAGCAAATGTCATAGAAAAATTTGTTTTAAATTAG
- a CDS encoding oxidoreductase, with the protein MKHKKVRFGIIGTSKIADNFLNGAKKVDEFVAGAVYSRKEETAKEFASKHEIENIFTNLEEMAKSDLIDAVYIASPNSFHYEQAKVFLSNKKHVFCEKSMASNSKEVKSIIELAHENNVLLMEGMKTTLTPNFKIVKDNLPKIGKIRRYFASYCQYSSRYDKYKEGIILNAFKKELSNGATMDIGVYCIYPMVCLFGVPKEIKVNNFMLESGVDGQGSALFKYDDMDGSIIYSKIANSYLPSEIQGEEGTIIIDSINEMNKITIKYRNGKTEVISVEQIEENMMYEVKEFIELINNNTLESKINSYGNSLNTSKIMEEIRKQMGLVYPADLK; encoded by the coding sequence ATGAAACATAAAAAGGTGAGATTTGGGATTATTGGAACGAGTAAAATTGCAGATAATTTTTTAAATGGTGCTAAAAAAGTCGATGAATTTGTTGCAGGAGCTGTATATTCTAGAAAAGAAGAAACTGCAAAAGAATTCGCTTCAAAACATGAAATAGAAAATATTTTTACTAATTTAGAAGAAATGGCTAAAAGTGATTTAATAGATGCTGTATATATTGCATCCCCAAATTCATTTCATTATGAGCAAGCTAAAGTGTTTTTATCTAATAAAAAACATGTATTTTGCGAAAAATCAATGGCATCAAATTCTAAAGAAGTCAAGTCTATTATAGAATTAGCACACGAAAATAATGTCCTTTTAATGGAAGGAATGAAAACAACTCTTACTCCTAACTTTAAAATAGTAAAGGATAATCTTCCTAAAATAGGAAAGATAAGAAGATACTTTGCGAGTTATTGCCAATATTCTTCAAGATATGATAAATATAAAGAAGGAATTATACTAAATGCTTTTAAAAAAGAGTTATCTAATGGAGCAACAATGGATATAGGAGTATATTGTATTTATCCAATGGTATGTTTGTTTGGAGTCCCAAAAGAGATAAAAGTTAATAATTTCATGCTAGAATCAGGAGTTGATGGGCAAGGATCTGCCTTGTTTAAATATGATGATATGGATGGAAGTATTATATATTCTAAAATAGCCAATTCATATTTACCATCAGAAATACAAGGAGAAGAAGGAACAATAATAATAGATAGTATTAATGAGATGAATAAAATAACTATTAAATATAGAAATGGAAAGACTGAAGTAATCTCAGTTGAACAAATAGAAGAAAACATGATGTACGAAGTAAAAGAATTTATTGAATTAATTAATAATAATACTTTAGAATCAAAAATAAATAGCTATGGAAATTCTTTGAATACAAGCAAAATTATGGAGGAAATCAGAAAACAAATGGGACTAGTATATCCTGCAGACTTGAAATAA
- the ytaF gene encoding sporulation membrane protein YtaF, which yields MLESLLLVSSLCIDSFVASIAYGTSKIRIPPLSIILINLVCTITLACSLFIGSIFKSFLPGNLPTILGFLLLMAIGIYRLFEYIFKAYISKCSKSNSPLTFKMFDFQFILQVYADEIKADFDNSKCLNVKESFYLALALSLDSLAVGFGSSLCSINYIEVLILCFVIGMFCVSLGVFLGRKFAQKIHFELSWLSGLLLIILAIIRVLK from the coding sequence ATGCTTGAGTCCTTATTGTTAGTATCCTCTTTATGTATAGATTCTTTTGTTGCAAGTATTGCTTATGGTACTTCTAAAATTCGCATACCACCTTTATCTATAATATTAATAAATTTAGTATGTACTATTACTCTCGCTTGCTCATTATTTATCGGATCTATATTTAAAAGCTTTCTTCCCGGCAATCTTCCTACAATTTTAGGTTTTTTACTTTTAATGGCTATTGGAATATATCGATTATTTGAGTATATTTTTAAAGCATATATATCAAAATGCTCTAAATCTAATTCCCCACTAACCTTCAAAATGTTTGATTTTCAATTTATTTTGCAGGTTTATGCTGATGAAATTAAAGCTGACTTTGACAACTCTAAATGTTTGAATGTTAAAGAATCATTTTATTTAGCTCTAGCATTATCTTTAGATAGTCTTGCAGTTGGATTTGGTTCTAGTTTATGTAGTATTAATTATATAGAAGTTTTAATATTGTGCTTTGTTATAGGAATGTTTTGCGTGTCCTTGGGAGTATTTCTTGGAAGAAAATTTGCTCAAAAGATACATTTTGAATTATCTTGGCTTTCAGGATTATTACTTATTATATTAGCAATAATTAGAGTTTTAAAATAA
- a CDS encoding cobyric acid synthase CobQ has translation MNNKSIMFLGTASSVGKSTLVTALCRYLKNHGLNVAPFKALNISLNSYVTKDGLEMGRAQVVQAEACKIEPDALMNPVLLKPSGDHTQVIVNGKVYCNIEPYKYKELNKELKIKVKKAYDKLSKQHDIIVLEGSGSCAEINLKDSDISNMAMAETADAPVILVSDIDRGGVFASIVGTIMLLSEEERNRVKGIIINKFRGNIELFKPAIKQLEDIINIPVLGVMPYEKFDIEDEDSVTERIKNKKADGTLDIAVIRLLHMSNFTDFNVLERVQGVTVRYVTKPNELKNPNLIIIPGTKSTIEDLRNIKENELFDKIIELKENGIPIFGICGGYQMLGTLVLDKLGVEGKISQEDGFGFLDIRTRFNETKITKQTKGQILCDLKLVKSIEGNIIGGYEIHNGISKIGKKAIPFIKDLDGNIAGVCDKEKMVVGTYLHGIFDSEEFISAFIKSLKEINDIRISEEVIIEKVNEYKDNEYDKLSKLFEKNIEIDKLMEIIK, from the coding sequence ATGAATAATAAAAGCATAATGTTTTTGGGAACAGCATCTTCTGTTGGAAAAAGTACTTTAGTAACAGCCTTATGCAGATATTTGAAAAATCATGGTTTAAATGTAGCTCCTTTTAAGGCTTTAAATATTTCATTGAATTCATATGTTACAAAAGATGGACTAGAAATGGGACGAGCTCAGGTAGTTCAAGCAGAAGCTTGCAAAATTGAACCAGATGCTTTAATGAATCCAGTTTTATTAAAGCCTAGTGGTGATCATACACAAGTAATAGTAAATGGAAAAGTTTATTGCAATATTGAGCCATATAAATACAAAGAACTTAATAAGGAACTAAAAATAAAAGTAAAGAAAGCTTATGACAAATTAAGCAAACAACATGACATTATTGTACTTGAGGGCTCGGGAAGTTGTGCTGAAATAAATTTAAAAGACAGTGATATTTCTAATATGGCCATGGCAGAAACTGCAGATGCACCTGTAATTTTAGTTTCAGATATTGATAGAGGCGGAGTTTTTGCATCAATTGTTGGAACAATTATGTTATTATCAGAAGAAGAAAGAAATAGGGTTAAAGGTATAATAATAAATAAATTTAGAGGAAATATAGAATTATTTAAACCTGCTATAAAGCAATTAGAAGATATTATAAATATTCCTGTTCTTGGAGTTATGCCTTATGAAAAATTCGATATTGAAGATGAAGATAGTGTAACTGAAAGAATTAAGAATAAAAAGGCAGATGGAACTCTAGATATTGCTGTTATTAGGCTTTTACATATGTCGAACTTTACTGACTTTAATGTTTTAGAAAGAGTACAAGGAGTTACAGTCAGATATGTTACAAAACCTAATGAATTAAAAAATCCCAATTTAATAATAATTCCTGGAACAAAAAGCACAATTGAGGATTTAAGAAATATAAAAGAAAATGAATTATTTGATAAAATAATAGAATTGAAAGAAAATGGAATACCGATATTTGGAATATGCGGTGGATATCAAATGCTTGGGACTTTAGTTCTTGATAAGTTGGGTGTTGAAGGAAAAATTTCTCAGGAAGATGGATTTGGATTTTTGGATATAAGAACAAGATTTAATGAGACAAAGATTACAAAACAAACTAAAGGTCAAATTTTATGTGATCTTAAACTAGTAAAGTCTATAGAAGGAAATATAATAGGTGGTTATGAAATTCATAATGGAATAAGTAAAATAGGGAAAAAAGCAATTCCATTTATAAAGGATTTAGACGGAAATATTGCTGGTGTATGTGATAAAGAAAAAATGGTTGTAGGAACTTATCTTCATGGCATATTTGATTCAGAAGAGTTTATAAGCGCATTTATAAAATCCCTTAAAGAAATTAATGATATAAGAATATCAGAAGAAGTTATTATAGAAAAAGTAAATGAGTATAAAGATAACGAATACGACAAGTTATCAAAGCTTTTTGAAAAAAATATAGAAATTGATAAGTTGATGGAAATAATAAAGTGA
- a CDS encoding diphthine--ammonia ligase: MNKEKVVVSFSGGKDCTLSLYRMIKKGYKVIGLLVTFDNKNDSCFHRIPKNILQEVSKQLEIPLIEVDCSDGKIYEEEFEKALKCSKDNEAEICVFGDIDIEAHRKWCLDRCNAVDIKGKFPLWQEDRESLTNEFIDYGFKAVIKKINLKALGEEFLGKELNKEVVSEVKKLGCDPSGENGEYHTLVFDGPIFKQGVKFNKVSKEIVGEFGYLTIDKVSSET; this comes from the coding sequence ATGAATAAAGAAAAGGTTGTAGTTTCATTTAGTGGAGGCAAAGACTGTACCCTATCGTTATATAGAATGATAAAAAAAGGTTATAAGGTAATTGGACTATTAGTTACCTTTGACAATAAAAATGACTCATGCTTTCATAGAATACCGAAAAATATTTTACAAGAAGTTTCAAAGCAATTAGAAATTCCACTAATTGAAGTTGATTGTAGTGATGGGAAAATTTATGAAGAAGAATTTGAAAAGGCATTAAAATGCTCAAAAGATAATGAGGCAGAGATTTGTGTATTTGGAGATATAGATATAGAAGCTCATAGAAAATGGTGCTTAGATAGATGCAATGCAGTAGATATTAAAGGAAAGTTTCCATTGTGGCAAGAAGACAGAGAAAGTTTAACTAATGAGTTCATAGATTATGGTTTTAAGGCTGTAATTAAAAAGATAAATTTAAAAGCACTCGGAGAAGAATTTCTTGGAAAAGAATTAAATAAAGAAGTTGTTAGTGAAGTGAAAAAATTAGGATGTGATCCAAGTGGCGAAAATGGAGAATATCACACATTAGTGTTTGATGGCCCAATATTTAAACAAGGTGTTAAATTCAATAAAGTTAGCAAAGAGATAGTAGGGGAATTCGGATATTTAACAATTGATAAGGTATCAAGTGAAACTTGA
- a CDS encoding cell wall-binding protein produces MNKRIISLTICMVIGVSTGASTKANADLNNGWINVNTGWSYYANGSMKNGWLNDSGSFYYLKDDGIMATGWINVNNTWYYMDDSGAMKIGWLKDNGVWYYLNENGSMAYNTTIDGYYLGANGAWVDNTSGNQTTEGEAEFKDITMKTEKSTYDLGEQEIKINITNNGSKQVYYGLQYEVEKLENNKWIKVNFKEEPMFIEIACILKPGKTDSQIISLSNLEKLEAGKYRVVKSNGEWTAEFEIK; encoded by the coding sequence ATGAATAAAAGAATTATAAGTTTAACTATATGTATGGTAATAGGAGTAAGCACAGGAGCTTCAACTAAAGCTAATGCAGATTTAAATAATGGATGGATAAATGTTAATACAGGTTGGAGCTATTATGCAAATGGTAGTATGAAAAATGGTTGGCTAAATGACAGCGGTAGTTTTTATTATCTTAAGGATGATGGAATTATGGCAACTGGGTGGATCAATGTAAATAATACATGGTATTATATGGATGATTCAGGTGCAATGAAGATAGGTTGGTTAAAAGATAATGGAGTTTGGTACTACTTAAATGAAAATGGTTCAATGGCTTATAATACAACTATAGATGGATATTATTTAGGAGCAAATGGAGCTTGGGTTGATAATACTTCTGGAAATCAAACAACTGAAGGTGAAGCTGAGTTCAAAGATATTACTATGAAGACTGAAAAAAGCACATATGATTTAGGAGAACAAGAAATTAAAATTAACATTACAAATAATGGTAGTAAACAGGTTTATTATGGGTTACAATATGAAGTAGAAAAATTAGAAAATAATAAGTGGATTAAAGTGAATTTTAAAGAAGAACCTATGTTTATTGAAATTGCATGTATTTTAAAACCAGGAAAAACAGATAGTCAGATTATTTCATTAAGTAATTTAGAAAAGTTAGAGGCAGGTAAATATAGAGTAGTAAAATCAAATGGTGAATGGACTGCAGAGTTTGAAATTAAGTAA
- a CDS encoding threonine-phosphate decarboxylase: MASFGHGGNAKEISRENKIEYDKILDFSANINPLGMPNSAKRAIIDGLDEVEKYPDITYFELKCSIGEFENINKENLILGNGAAEVLFNVVRGINPKNTLILAPTFLEYEEATKAINGNIIYYKLKEKNNFRIQEDILDYINSDLDLIFICNPNNPTGTITEKDLLKKILIKAEKNNVMVLIDESFLDFIEENLSMISYINEYENLIIIKSLTKFFAIPGLRIGYGICSNVSLKDNIEKISPAWNINILAEIATKTAIKDKNYIKESIKFIKDEKEYLYNELKEINGLKVYEPNVNFVFLKTISKMNLKNELLKNNVLIRSCSNYEGLDNSYYRIAVRSHEENSKLIKNIRNIFELYKNE; this comes from the coding sequence ATGGCAAGCTTTGGTCATGGTGGAAATGCTAAAGAAATAAGCAGAGAAAATAAAATAGAATATGATAAAATACTTGATTTTTCAGCTAATATAAACCCATTAGGAATGCCAAATAGTGCAAAGAGGGCAATTATAGATGGGTTAGATGAAGTAGAGAAATATCCGGATATAACTTATTTTGAACTTAAATGTTCAATAGGAGAATTTGAAAATATAAATAAAGAAAATTTAATATTAGGAAATGGAGCAGCAGAAGTTTTATTTAATGTAGTCAGAGGAATTAATCCAAAGAATACACTGATTTTAGCGCCCACGTTTTTAGAATATGAAGAAGCAACAAAAGCTATAAATGGAAATATCATTTATTATAAATTAAAAGAAAAAAATAATTTTCGTATACAAGAAGATATTTTAGATTATATAAATAGTGATTTAGACTTAATTTTTATATGTAATCCAAATAATCCAACTGGAACTATAACTGAAAAAGACTTATTAAAAAAAATTTTAATTAAGGCAGAGAAAAACAATGTTATGGTGTTAATCGATGAGTCCTTCTTAGATTTTATAGAAGAAAATTTATCAATGATTTCTTACATAAATGAATATGAAAATTTAATTATAATAAAATCTTTAACTAAATTCTTTGCGATTCCAGGTTTAAGAATTGGATATGGGATATGTAGTAATGTTTCATTAAAAGACAATATTGAAAAGATATCTCCAGCTTGGAATATAAATATTTTAGCAGAAATAGCTACCAAAACTGCAATTAAGGATAAAAATTATATAAAGGAATCTATAAAATTTATAAAAGATGAAAAAGAATATTTATATAATGAATTGAAAGAAATAAATGGATTAAAAGTTTATGAACCAAATGTGAATTTTGTTTTCTTAAAAACTATTAGTAAAATGAATTTGAAAAATGAACTTTTAAAGAATAATGTATTAATAAGAAGTTGCAGCAATTATGAAGGGTTAGATAATAGTTATTATAGGATTGCAGTAAGATCTCATGAAGAAAATTCTAAATTAATTAAGAATATAAGAAATATATTTGAATTATATAAAAATGAATAG